One Lujinxingia vulgaris DNA segment encodes these proteins:
- a CDS encoding 3-oxoacyl-ACP synthase III, whose product MSVVKFENVAVAGLAEMRAPRAISSAEIESRLEPALKRAGLPTRGLIYQLTGIAERRVWPEGVMASVPAAMAGRRALERSGVEREKIGVLISTSVCRDFVEPSVASMVHRSLELGSHCLNFDVGNACLGFLNGIQIVGDMIERGSIDYGMVVNGESSLEVIEATIARLNQPDFPVEKMRDQLATLTLGSGAAAMVLGRRDFLSVDAPRVVGAVTESASEHNELCRGQRDWMETDAAMLLLRGVELGQKTFARATEELGWSPEVLDLVCAHQVSAVHMTRVAEALQLDRERFLKIYHDHGNVGPASIPIALAKAVGQGRVQRGDRVGLMGIGSGLNCSMMEIAF is encoded by the coding sequence ATGAGTGTGGTGAAGTTTGAGAATGTGGCGGTGGCGGGGTTGGCTGAGATGCGGGCTCCCCGGGCGATAAGTTCCGCGGAGATCGAGTCGAGGCTTGAGCCAGCGCTTAAGCGGGCCGGCCTGCCGACGCGGGGGCTTATCTACCAGCTCACCGGCATCGCCGAGAGACGGGTGTGGCCTGAGGGCGTGATGGCGAGTGTACCGGCGGCGATGGCCGGGCGGCGCGCGCTGGAGCGCTCCGGGGTGGAACGCGAGAAGATCGGGGTGTTGATCAGCACCTCGGTTTGCCGCGATTTTGTAGAACCTTCGGTTGCCTCGATGGTGCATCGCAGCCTGGAGCTGGGATCGCATTGTCTGAACTTCGATGTGGGCAACGCCTGCCTGGGCTTTTTGAACGGCATTCAGATCGTGGGGGATATGATCGAGCGGGGCTCGATTGACTACGGGATGGTCGTCAATGGCGAGTCTAGCCTGGAGGTGATTGAGGCGACGATCGCGCGGCTGAACCAGCCCGACTTCCCGGTGGAGAAGATGCGCGACCAGCTCGCCACGCTGACCCTGGGTTCGGGGGCGGCGGCGATGGTGTTGGGCCGACGCGATTTTCTCAGCGTCGATGCCCCCCGGGTGGTGGGCGCGGTCACCGAGTCAGCGAGCGAGCATAATGAGCTCTGCCGCGGGCAGCGCGACTGGATGGAGACCGATGCGGCGATGTTGCTCCTTCGTGGCGTGGAGCTCGGGCAGAAGACTTTTGCCCGCGCGACCGAGGAGCTGGGATGGTCGCCCGAGGTGCTCGACCTTGTGTGCGCCCACCAGGTCAGCGCGGTGCATATGACGCGGGTGGCCGAGGCGCTTCAGCTCGATCGCGAGCGTTTTTTGAAGATTTACCACGACCACGGAAACGTCGGCCCGGCGTCGATTCCTATCGCGCTGGCGAAGGCGGTGGGGCAGGGGCGCGTGCAGCGTGGCGACAGGGTGGGGCTTATGGGGATTGGCAGCGGATTAAACTGTTCGATGATGGAGATTGCGTTTTGA
- a CDS encoding alpha/beta fold hydrolase, protein MTQPQLHPSQEAVSPSLYPYSPNFHQVEGGHNLHYVDEGEGPAVLMVHGNPTWSFYYRNLIEALRGEHRTIAPDHIGCGRSDKPSAEAYPYTLERRVEDLESLVKALNLSAPLTLVLHDWGGMIGMTFAARNPQLVGRIVLLNTAAFHLPKTKRFPLPLKVARDTAVGSVLVKKLNAFSRTASRVCVTSPLPAEVRKAYEAPYDTPENRIATLRFVQDIPLSPGDSGYELVSEIEAALPSLGDRPIFIGWGYKDFVFDRHFLARWKEIYPQATYAEYPEAGHYVLEDRRDDLIPKIMDFIKSTDAWEGA, encoded by the coding sequence TTGACCCAACCACAGCTTCACCCGAGCCAGGAGGCTGTGAGCCCCTCGCTTTACCCGTATTCGCCGAACTTTCATCAGGTCGAAGGCGGCCACAACCTTCATTATGTCGATGAGGGTGAGGGGCCGGCGGTGTTGATGGTGCATGGTAACCCGACCTGGTCCTTCTATTATCGCAACCTCATTGAGGCGTTGCGTGGGGAGCATCGCACCATTGCGCCGGATCACATCGGGTGTGGGCGCTCCGATAAGCCGAGCGCCGAGGCGTACCCGTATACGCTGGAGCGTCGCGTCGAAGATCTGGAGAGCCTCGTCAAAGCGCTCAATCTCAGTGCGCCGCTGACGCTGGTGCTGCACGACTGGGGCGGGATGATCGGGATGACCTTTGCGGCCCGAAACCCGCAGCTGGTCGGGCGCATTGTGCTCTTGAATACGGCGGCGTTTCATCTTCCCAAGACCAAGCGTTTTCCGCTGCCGCTCAAAGTTGCGCGCGACACGGCGGTGGGCTCGGTGCTCGTCAAAAAGCTCAACGCCTTCAGCCGCACAGCCTCCCGCGTATGTGTGACCTCGCCGCTTCCTGCGGAGGTGCGGAAGGCGTATGAGGCGCCCTACGATACGCCGGAGAATCGCATCGCCACGCTGCGTTTTGTGCAGGATATCCCGCTTTCGCCAGGTGATTCCGGCTATGAGCTGGTCAGTGAGATCGAGGCGGCGCTGCCTTCGCTGGGCGATCGTCCGATCTTCATCGGCTGGGGGTATAAGGATTTTGTCTTCGACCGGCACTTCCTGGCGCGCTGGAAAGAGATCTACCCGCAGGCGACCTACGCCGAGTATCCGGAGGCGGGGCATTATGTGCTGGAAGATCGTCGCGACGATCTGATCCCGAAGATCATGGACTTTATTAAGAGCACCGACGCCTGGGAGGGCGCATGA
- a CDS encoding fatty acid CoA ligase family protein, whose protein sequence is MSAPASTSDASKAEAPDPNIARAISAMAQAMPDAPAIHFPTSRAPDGTWRYETTSYAELDRASDEIAAGLHAIGVVPGTRAVLMVKPSMPFFALTFGLFKAGVVPVIVDPGMGLKNLKVCLAEAEPQAFIGIPTAHAARLALGWGRGTIEHCVTVGRRWLWGGFTLDQVRQKGAAAEGWEPPRVKPDDMAAILFTSGSTGVPKGAVYSHGNFAAQVALIKATYTIEPGEIDLPTFPLFALFDPALGMTTVVPDMDFANPGKVDPRNLIEPIRQMGITNMFGSPAVLNKLGRFGEAEGVRLPGLKRVISAGAPVPAVTLRRVKAMLDGSAQIFTPYGATESLPVASIGSDMILGETAQATDDGKGVCVGYPVEGVEVQVIAITDDPIATWEDAQVLKPGEIGEFVVKGPQVTRAYYNRDASTRGAKIADGQDVRHRMGDVGYFDDQGRMWFCGRKTHRVVLNETRTMFTIPVEGIFNTHPAVFRTALVGVKRAGRVVPVLCVELEAEHQGAVRDKVREELLALGAKHELTREIEEVLFHSGFPVDVRHNSKIFREALTEWAREQLA, encoded by the coding sequence ATGAGCGCACCGGCGAGCACCAGCGATGCGAGTAAGGCGGAGGCGCCCGATCCGAACATCGCCCGGGCGATCAGCGCGATGGCGCAGGCGATGCCCGATGCGCCGGCGATTCATTTTCCGACCTCGCGCGCGCCCGATGGCACCTGGCGCTACGAGACGACCTCGTATGCCGAGCTGGATCGGGCCAGCGATGAGATCGCCGCCGGGCTGCACGCCATCGGCGTGGTGCCAGGCACCCGCGCGGTGCTGATGGTCAAGCCCTCGATGCCCTTTTTTGCGCTGACCTTCGGGCTCTTTAAGGCCGGAGTGGTGCCGGTGATTGTGGACCCGGGGATGGGGCTCAAAAACCTGAAGGTGTGTCTGGCCGAGGCGGAGCCGCAGGCCTTTATCGGCATCCCCACGGCCCATGCTGCACGGCTGGCGCTGGGGTGGGGGCGCGGCACGATTGAGCATTGTGTGACGGTGGGGCGGCGCTGGTTGTGGGGCGGGTTTACGCTCGATCAGGTGCGTCAGAAGGGGGCGGCCGCCGAGGGCTGGGAGCCGCCGCGCGTGAAGCCCGATGATATGGCGGCGATCCTCTTTACCTCCGGGAGCACCGGGGTGCCCAAGGGGGCGGTGTACTCGCACGGCAACTTTGCGGCGCAGGTGGCGCTGATCAAGGCGACTTATACGATTGAGCCCGGTGAGATCGATCTTCCGACCTTCCCGCTCTTTGCGCTCTTTGATCCGGCGTTGGGCATGACGACGGTGGTGCCGGATATGGATTTTGCGAATCCGGGCAAGGTCGATCCGCGCAACCTCATTGAGCCCATCCGACAGATGGGCATCACCAACATGTTTGGCTCGCCGGCGGTGCTCAACAAACTCGGGCGCTTTGGGGAGGCCGAGGGCGTGAGGCTGCCCGGGCTCAAGCGGGTGATCTCGGCCGGGGCGCCGGTGCCGGCAGTGACCTTGAGGCGCGTCAAAGCGATGCTCGATGGGTCGGCGCAGATCTTTACGCCTTACGGTGCGACGGAGTCGTTGCCGGTGGCCTCGATCGGCAGTGACATGATCCTGGGGGAGACGGCTCAAGCCACCGATGATGGGAAGGGCGTGTGTGTGGGTTATCCGGTCGAGGGCGTGGAGGTGCAGGTTATCGCCATCACCGATGATCCGATTGCGACCTGGGAAGATGCGCAGGTGCTCAAGCCCGGTGAGATTGGCGAGTTTGTGGTGAAGGGGCCGCAGGTCACCCGCGCCTATTATAATCGCGACGCATCTACGCGCGGCGCGAAGATCGCCGACGGCCAGGATGTGCGCCATCGTATGGGCGATGTGGGGTATTTTGACGATCAGGGGCGCATGTGGTTCTGCGGGCGCAAGACCCACCGGGTGGTGCTCAATGAGACGCGCACGATGTTCACGATCCCGGTGGAGGGGATCTTCAACACGCATCCGGCGGTCTTTCGCACGGCGCTGGTCGGGGTGAAGCGTGCGGGTAGGGTGGTGCCGGTCTTATGCGTGGAGCTTGAGGCGGAGCACCAGGGGGCGGTGCGCGATAAGGTGCGCGAGGAACTTCTGGCCCTGGGCGCAAAGCATGAGCTGACACGCGAGATTGAGGAGGTGCTCTTTCATTCGGGCTTTCCGGTGGATGTGCGCCACAATTCGAAGATCTTTCGAGAGGCGCTCACCGAGTGGGCGCGGGAGCAGCTGGCATGA
- a CDS encoding NAD-dependent epimerase/dehydratase family protein yields the protein MKVLVTGGGGFLGEAIVDQLLARGDEVRSLARGDYPNLRAKGVEVMRGDLADAEVVSAAVEGCEEVYHVAARAGVWGPYEAYYQANVVGTENIIAACRAHNIPRLIFTSSPSVVYGDAPLEGVDESVPYPASYLTAYPETKAMAEKAVLAANSDALKTVSLRPHLIWGPGDNHLVPRIIDRARRGKLKRVGDGKALVDSVYVEDAARAHLLAAEALATHGKPAGKPYFITQDEPVAVGELIDKILVSGGLEPLKAQVPAGVAYAVGWAMETAYKALGKREEPLMTRFLAKQLSTAHYFDISAAREDFGYVPQRTIDEGMVELGAWIRKAGI from the coding sequence ATGAAGGTTCTGGTCACCGGTGGCGGCGGATTTCTTGGCGAGGCGATCGTCGATCAGTTGCTCGCGCGTGGCGATGAGGTTCGCTCGCTGGCCCGGGGCGACTATCCCAACCTGCGGGCGAAGGGCGTCGAGGTGATGCGCGGCGATCTTGCCGACGCCGAGGTTGTGTCAGCGGCGGTGGAGGGCTGCGAGGAGGTCTACCACGTCGCAGCGCGCGCCGGCGTCTGGGGGCCTTATGAGGCGTATTACCAGGCCAATGTGGTGGGCACCGAGAACATCATCGCGGCCTGCCGCGCCCACAACATTCCTCGCCTGATCTTCACGAGCTCGCCAAGTGTGGTCTACGGCGATGCGCCGCTGGAGGGGGTCGATGAGTCGGTGCCCTACCCCGCGAGCTATCTGACGGCGTACCCCGAGACCAAAGCGATGGCCGAGAAGGCGGTGCTTGCGGCCAACAGCGACGCGCTCAAGACGGTGTCGCTGCGCCCGCATCTGATCTGGGGGCCGGGGGATAACCATCTTGTGCCGCGCATCATCGATCGGGCGCGGCGTGGCAAGCTCAAGCGGGTGGGCGACGGCAAAGCCCTGGTGGACTCGGTCTATGTGGAGGACGCCGCGCGCGCGCATCTGCTGGCGGCCGAGGCGCTGGCAACACACGGAAAACCCGCCGGTAAGCCCTACTTCATCACCCAGGATGAGCCGGTGGCGGTGGGGGAGCTCATCGACAAGATCCTGGTCAGCGGGGGGCTTGAGCCGCTTAAAGCGCAGGTGCCCGCAGGCGTGGCCTACGCGGTGGGTTGGGCGATGGAGACGGCGTATAAGGCGCTTGGCAAGCGCGAGGAGCCCTTGATGACGCGATTTCTCGCCAAACAGCTCTCGACCGCGCATTACTTCGACATCTCGGCGGCGCGCGAGGATTTCGGCTACGTGCCGCAGCGCACCATCGATGAGGGGATGGTCGAGCTGGGCGCGTGGATTCGCAAGGCCGGGATCTGA
- a CDS encoding 1-acyl-sn-glycerol-3-phosphate acyltransferase yields MFDAWTRQDESPLFRLASERSQLVAEVSRRAFNDFVRASRDARGAGIEYVLNDAAYQEIARLQRERGAEEEVRSIAWWRNMSRRLATMPEPKKREILWKLVESYADDLAGRFNPWVYKMATGALPIGLSFLFKAQDLPRVATMPTRVGELRETLSHVRDLTQRVVLQGDLATLRVLARKGTLVFVPTHSSNMDSILVGWALYEAGLPPVTYGAGKNLFTNPLMSFFMHNLGAYKVDRRLQHRLYKDVLKTYSQVLIERGYHSLFFPGGTRSRSNAVEQHLKLGLLGTALRGYIHSLMRDPQAKPVYIVPLTINYNLVLEADSLIQDHFKREGKGRYLLENDEFNQLSAITRFVMNTMKMDSTTILRFGEPLDTFGNRVKVDGESYDSRGRRVSRIDYVRSARTGEVVEDAARDRQYTRHTGERIAAAFLEHTVLMPTQVVSWVLFDLLQRRFPGWDVYRLVRFGSEEILPWEEVHRGVEQALQSLKKLERAGKVQLSPFLHEAAPDRVVYEGLEYLRMYHVPEVVKSWADGVMLQKLEVIYFYGNRVRPFEDAMRAQG; encoded by the coding sequence ATGTTTGATGCATGGACGAGGCAGGATGAATCGCCGCTCTTTCGCCTGGCGAGTGAGCGTTCGCAGCTTGTGGCCGAGGTCAGCCGGCGCGCGTTCAACGACTTTGTGCGCGCCTCGCGCGATGCGCGGGGGGCAGGCATTGAGTACGTGCTTAACGACGCGGCCTACCAGGAGATCGCGCGGCTGCAGCGGGAGCGCGGCGCCGAGGAGGAGGTGCGTTCGATCGCCTGGTGGCGCAACATGTCGCGGCGTCTGGCGACGATGCCCGAGCCCAAGAAGCGCGAGATCCTCTGGAAACTCGTCGAGAGCTACGCCGACGATCTTGCCGGCCGCTTTAACCCCTGGGTCTACAAGATGGCCACCGGGGCGCTGCCCATCGGGTTGAGCTTTTTGTTCAAGGCTCAGGACCTGCCGCGGGTGGCGACGATGCCCACGCGGGTCGGGGAGCTGCGGGAGACCCTCTCGCATGTCCGTGACCTGACGCAGCGGGTGGTGTTGCAGGGGGATCTGGCCACATTGCGGGTGCTCGCCAGGAAGGGGACGCTGGTCTTTGTGCCGACGCATAGCTCCAACATGGACTCGATCCTGGTGGGGTGGGCGCTCTATGAGGCGGGGCTTCCGCCGGTGACGTACGGGGCGGGTAAGAACCTCTTTACCAACCCCCTGATGAGCTTCTTCATGCATAATCTGGGGGCGTATAAGGTCGATCGTCGCCTTCAGCATCGACTTTATAAAGATGTGCTCAAGACTTACTCGCAGGTCTTGATCGAGCGTGGGTATCACAGCCTCTTTTTCCCGGGGGGCACGCGCAGCCGCTCCAACGCGGTGGAGCAGCACTTAAAGCTGGGGCTTCTGGGCACGGCGCTCCGCGGCTACATCCACAGCTTGATGCGCGATCCGCAGGCGAAGCCGGTGTATATTGTGCCGCTGACGATCAACTACAACCTGGTGTTGGAGGCCGACAGCCTGATCCAGGATCATTTTAAACGCGAGGGTAAGGGGCGCTATCTGCTGGAGAACGATGAGTTCAACCAGCTCTCGGCGATCACGCGTTTTGTGATGAACACGATGAAGATGGACTCCACCACGATCCTGCGTTTTGGGGAGCCGCTGGACACCTTCGGCAACCGGGTGAAGGTCGACGGGGAGAGCTACGATAGCCGGGGGCGCCGGGTGAGCCGCATCGATTATGTGCGCTCAGCGCGCACTGGAGAGGTGGTGGAGGATGCGGCGCGTGACCGTCAGTACACCCGTCACACGGGTGAGCGCATCGCCGCGGCCTTTCTGGAGCATACGGTGCTTATGCCCACCCAGGTGGTGAGCTGGGTGCTTTTTGATCTTCTGCAGCGCCGCTTCCCCGGCTGGGACGTGTACCGGTTGGTGCGCTTTGGCTCTGAGGAGATTCTGCCCTGGGAGGAAGTCCACCGAGGGGTGGAGCAGGCGCTTCAGAGCCTCAAGAAGTTGGAACGCGCGGGGAAGGTGCAGCTTTCGCCATTTTTGCACGAGGCTGCCCCCGACCGCGTGGTCTACGAGGGGTTGGAGTACCTGCGGATGTACCACGTGCCCGAGGTGGTCAAATCCTGGGCCGACGGGGTGATGCTGCAGAAGCTCGAAGTGATCTATTTCTATGGCAACCGGGTGCGTCCTTTTGAAGATGCGATGCGCGCCCAGGGTTAA
- a CDS encoding carboxypeptidase regulatory-like domain-containing protein produces the protein MNAELFRRVRQQLLTSLMVVSLGAALAACGSGDGGANTPDAGDLTDVGTDTDDPGDAEDPGDSEDPGDTGDCDVCTPGTSRCTEEGAQSCVSLQGCAQWADPVACQDDEVCTGGRCAAGCDEICEFGSSECSGDGVRTCVENVDGCPEWSEVESCEDDLICSGGQCQSSCEDACTEGELRCDGEGAFQACETQNTGCLDWSATESCGENLTCEDGICIGCTDGEERCSADAASVETCQSGQWVASQSCPLSCSAGQCDDEVSCQPGARRCNGQVAELCNATGTAYLHVATCAVGCDAGLCTGACEPGQQRCNGQNVETCNSAGTAWEVAETCAGSCDITAATCALDELDITADTNLDGLIIVNGPFIIRPGVTVTSPTGDLTIRASSIHVELGGSIVMSPTGDDPRGRGRDGRYCSSDYSYTDGSGGSYGTRGTGFLCTSAGSTFGSEPTSEVSFGSRGGKGYSANSTEHLGGLGGGRLSLEAGTILIEGSVQANGQDAPYSPSYDGGGGSGGGIRLAANDLTISGTVSTEGGDSAEGGIGGDGRVKLFYGESIDVTGTITGVVTQDILPPLQLFSSTHPVSGRVYNDDFDTIALSWERPFPNLQGYYHRLDRSPYTRVTPSNGQFTDQDVITYSREDVSAGDNYLHITSVDSGFEVGESPTHFTVRLTDGPPTLSSDTHANQRQFYNNDDAFIRWTDRHDESNFTGYRYVVDRYGDTVPTHDDLALPVDQKQILLADLEPGIWAFHLVSVDTMGYLNRSSSTYVLRIGDDPGQGSVSGIVTDSSGQPVANATISLNRGLINTTVPAVLTTSSGTFNLQNVPAGEWEVGVYIEGATAGTFHLTHTHDIVVHADQTTNVTVNMP, from the coding sequence ATGAACGCTGAACTTTTTCGACGTGTTCGTCAGCAGCTGCTGACGAGCCTGATGGTGGTCTCGCTTGGCGCGGCGCTGGCAGCCTGTGGCTCGGGCGATGGCGGGGCCAACACCCCCGACGCCGGTGACCTCACTGATGTCGGCACCGATACTGACGATCCCGGTGATGCCGAAGATCCCGGTGATTCCGAAGATCCAGGCGACACGGGCGATTGCGACGTCTGCACGCCAGGCACCTCGCGCTGCACCGAGGAGGGCGCGCAGAGCTGCGTGAGCCTGCAAGGCTGCGCGCAGTGGGCCGACCCGGTGGCCTGCCAGGACGACGAGGTCTGCACCGGCGGGCGCTGCGCCGCCGGCTGCGACGAGATCTGCGAGTTCGGCAGCAGCGAGTGCTCCGGCGACGGCGTGCGCACCTGCGTCGAAAATGTCGACGGCTGCCCGGAGTGGTCTGAGGTTGAATCCTGCGAAGACGACCTGATCTGCTCCGGCGGCCAGTGCCAGTCGAGCTGTGAGGATGCCTGCACCGAGGGCGAACTTCGCTGCGACGGCGAGGGCGCCTTCCAGGCCTGTGAAACGCAAAACACAGGATGTCTGGACTGGTCGGCCACCGAGAGCTGCGGCGAAAACCTCACCTGCGAAGACGGCATCTGCATCGGCTGCACCGATGGCGAGGAGCGTTGCTCGGCCGACGCCGCAAGCGTCGAGACCTGCCAGAGCGGCCAGTGGGTCGCAAGCCAGTCCTGCCCCTTAAGCTGCTCGGCCGGCCAGTGCGACGATGAGGTCAGCTGCCAGCCCGGCGCCCGCCGCTGCAACGGACAGGTCGCCGAGCTCTGCAACGCCACCGGCACCGCGTATCTGCACGTGGCCACCTGCGCTGTTGGCTGCGACGCGGGCCTGTGCACCGGCGCCTGTGAGCCCGGCCAGCAGCGCTGCAACGGCCAGAACGTCGAAACCTGCAACAGCGCCGGCACCGCATGGGAAGTCGCTGAAACTTGCGCTGGAAGTTGCGACATCACCGCCGCAACCTGCGCGCTTGATGAGCTCGACATCACCGCCGACACCAACCTCGACGGGCTCATCATCGTCAATGGCCCCTTTATCATACGTCCCGGCGTCACCGTCACCAGCCCCACAGGCGATCTGACCATCCGCGCAAGCTCCATTCATGTGGAGTTAGGCGGCTCCATCGTAATGTCCCCCACCGGAGACGATCCCCGCGGGCGCGGTCGTGACGGACGCTACTGCAGCAGTGATTACAGCTACACCGACGGAAGCGGCGGAAGCTACGGGACTCGAGGCACCGGCTTCCTCTGCACGTCCGCAGGTAGCACCTTCGGTAGCGAACCCACCTCCGAGGTCAGCTTCGGCAGCCGCGGAGGCAAGGGCTACAGCGCCAACAGCACCGAACACTTAGGAGGCCTGGGTGGCGGGCGCCTGAGCCTGGAAGCCGGCACTATCCTCATTGAGGGCAGCGTTCAGGCCAACGGTCAGGACGCTCCATATTCCCCTTCCTACGACGGTGGCGGAGGCTCCGGCGGTGGCATCCGCCTGGCTGCAAACGACCTGACGATCTCCGGTACCGTCAGCACCGAAGGTGGGGACTCCGCCGAAGGCGGAATCGGTGGCGACGGCCGCGTCAAACTCTTCTATGGCGAGAGCATCGACGTCACCGGCACCATCACCGGCGTGGTCACGCAAGACATCCTGCCCCCGCTGCAACTTTTCAGCTCCACCCACCCGGTCAGCGGCCGCGTCTACAACGACGACTTCGACACCATCGCGCTCAGCTGGGAGCGCCCCTTCCCCAACCTTCAGGGCTACTACCACCGCCTCGATCGCAGCCCCTACACCCGGGTCACTCCCTCCAACGGCCAGTTCACCGATCAGGATGTGATCACCTACTCCCGCGAGGACGTCTCCGCCGGCGACAACTACCTCCACATCACCTCCGTCGACAGCGGCTTTGAGGTCGGCGAGTCCCCCACGCACTTTACGGTGCGCCTGACCGACGGGCCGCCCACCCTCTCCAGCGACACCCACGCCAACCAGAGGCAGTTCTACAACAACGACGACGCCTTCATCCGCTGGACCGATCGCCACGACGAGAGCAACTTCACCGGCTACCGCTACGTCGTCGACCGTTATGGCGACACCGTCCCCACCCACGACGACTTGGCGCTTCCCGTCGACCAGAAGCAGATCCTGCTGGCCGATCTGGAGCCCGGTATCTGGGCCTTCCACCTGGTCTCGGTCGACACCATGGGCTACCTCAACCGCAGCTCCTCCACCTACGTGCTGCGCATCGGCGACGATCCGGGCCAGGGCTCGGTCAGCGGCATTGTGACCGACAGCAGCGGGCAACCTGTGGCCAACGCCACCATCTCGCTCAACCGCGGGCTCATCAACACCACCGTGCCCGCCGTGCTGACCACCTCCAGCGGTACCTTTAACCTGCAGAATGTCCCGGCCGGGGAGTGGGAAGTCGGCGTCTACATCGAAGGCGCGACCGCCGGAACGTTCCACCTCACCCACACCCACGACATCGTGGTCCATGCCGACCAGACCACCAATGTCACCGTGAACATGCCCTGA